In Palaemon carinicauda isolate YSFRI2023 chromosome 21, ASM3689809v2, whole genome shotgun sequence, the following proteins share a genomic window:
- the LOC137614968 gene encoding uncharacterized protein produces the protein MDILVYECFHQALRTSQPQEPLLNDQPSRHLNGGPQFTSIEFGDFTESWYVQCTSSLAHYQQSDGDTDYVIKAVKLLFLKMAPSGNIDGEAFDNGFLELLNMPNLCGHSHAQILYGHPLQKCLPAHPQSFMECLIEKTHDYDCRAASRFYQVKHKYNIHARPCPD, from the exons CCAACCGCAGGAACCTCTTCTAAATGACCAACCATCGAGGCATTTAA ATGGAGGACCCCAGTTTACCAGCATAGAGTTTGGCGACTTCACAGAGAGTTGGTATGTACAGTGCACATCTTCATTAGCACACTACCAGCAGTCTGATGGAGACACCGATTACGTTATCAAAGCTGTCAAACTCTTATTCCTCAAGATGGCACCTTCAGGAAACATTGATGGTGAGGCTTTTGATAATGGCTTCCTTGAGTTACTTAATATGCCTAACCTCTGTGGTCACTCCCATGCCCAGATACTGTATGGTCACCCTCTGCAGAAGTGTTTGCCCGCCCATCCTCAGTCATTCATGGAATGTTTGATAGAAAAGACCCATGATTATGACTGCCGAGCTGCTTCCAGATTTTATCAGGTGAAACACAAATACAATATCCACGCCCGCCCCTGCCCAGACTAA